The genomic segment tagagttttttttaaaattaattaaattaggttttaagggttttaaataaattaattaaattagggtttatgggttttaaataaattaattaaattagggtttatttttttaaaaaataatttttgtgtttagcatttagggtttttgtaaaagggtttaggTTAAAGGTTTAGAGGGGTTTATATTGACAGgaaggattttgtttttttttctatagtagttttagaaaaattaattttgagaagacggttcTGAAAAGCTAATGTTAAAAACGCTTCAAATAGGATGCATaatcagcaaaattactgaaaaatcTCCCACGTGgccgctctttttctacagtagttcctgtaaaaataattttgagaagacggttctaaaaaaatagtgtcaaaaacatttcaagcaagatgcactgttagcaaaattactgaaaaaagttCTTACGTGgatgctctttttctacagtagttctagcttggccttaggctataaataagtcaaatttcattctcatgttgcataagttacagtaaaaaaaattagagaggtTAAGCAGAAtaaaaattgaagatgagtgaacatattagtgttgttatttactccATGACACCGAGAACGGCGTTGTTTTTTTATTAGAGAGCACaacgcgactggtttttaactagaacatagatttgacaaaacttcgtaaaagaattaggcgcaaaatcttcggaacaatgccaatgagagttttgtctattaagtatcaattttgtgGTTCGGTTGATcccgtgacatatgactcatttgatatcaaaggtggtcGTAGCTTGGAGATAATGGTGCAGACTTAtctcgctagtggatcaccctatcttgagttatatgtacaatttttatCGTCAAATGAAGCATTTGCTACTTCAACATCTACTGCTGTTCGAGAGGAATATACGACCCCTACCCGACACTCCGTTAGTAAAAGGCAGAACATAGAAGCGCCCGTGTTTGGTGGCAGTATGGAATACATAACTCATGCACGACACTCTGTTAGTGGATGAGACATGCGCCTAGTAGGTCGTTGTTCGATGCTGGAAATATGTATtagggaatgacatcaacttctagtgatTGGCAATCTACATTTGATTGGGGACATTATGAAACGTCCACAAGAAATGATGATATACTCCATACGACGTCCACAGGTGAGGGGACCTTGTACATTGCAGATGATGGTAGGTTGGATGATAAGTCTAATGTGGATCCACCTCAAGAGCCCAGGCTCGATAGTGTAGAAGttgtattattttctgaatcggagCTTGTTCCAACCTAACCCGAAGATGGTGAAAAGGGtttagatgaagaagaagaagaatatccACGATTCAGGGCGTACTTACCTCTAgtccacatgcataatgtcgatctatcggcaggtgatgcgttagagttttcagatctaccacacagaaggcGTGACCGTACAAGTTTGTTATTGGATTCAGgtgaattggaagttggtaaggagttttccagtaaggataattttcttggtgcattgaaacaacatagcatcatgaaTGGGGTTACCtaccacgtggttaaatccaaattcaATAAGTTTGAAGCCAAGTGTGTTGTGcaagacggtacatgttcatgAAAAAACATAGCTTCGGTTAGGAAAAAGACAAgattgtgggagataaaaaagtacaaaggtcaaTATACTTGTGTTACCGGTACAGTATCACTAGGTGTTaagggtttttgaataatactgttattgcttaattttacattatttaacatacttcattgacaggtgtttcacaagatcatcctaagatggattcagatatgatagctagcttaatactaccgaTTGTGAAGGAGGATCCCAAGACTTCTGTGTCgatcttaattgccaatattcgtagctaATTGAGGTACACGTTTCTTACCataaggcttggatagctaagcagaaggtgTTGAAAAAGATGCATAGTAAGTAGGACGTTTCATAGAATGAGGTGTggtagtggtgtcaggtgctggagATGTACGTTCCAagttgcataacagaccttgaaacaGGCCCTGCGTACTACAACAACTGCTTGCTTCGTGGATGCCAAGTGGTCAAGCGTCTATTTTGGAGCTTTAAGTAATATCAGGACGCATTTGTATATTAAGCGTCTATTTTGGAGCTTTAAGTAATATCATAACGCATTGTGTACTaaaagccattggtacaaattgacgatacctttatgtatggtagatatacccatcggctatcACTAGCTGTGGCACAAGATGGCGGTGagagaatccttccaattgcgtttgcaataacactaGAGGAGTCAGatgatgactgagatttctttctttctaggttgaGGAGGCATGTCTACCCCAACTTGATATCTGTGTTATATCAGATTGGGACACTGGAATACTAGCCATAATTGAACGATAATGAAGCCTATGGGATtgcacacaccatcggtattgtcTAATGCACGTTACGTCTAACTACTACGGGCAATATCGATCTACCACTGAACGACGGCAAGTGACTAATATGgatatttaatctctattaatataattttatttgtaatattcaatttattctgaatggaatagcggtatgtaattttcgctatcaacttatattgacagggtacgagatcaataaggaccgctttcatgagatgttggcgaTTTTGTGGTCAGTTAACGATTAAGGAGCagactacctctgtaacatacATTTCTatcagtggacacaagcatacgacgacgacctacgatatggtcatatgacctcaaacctagCTGAAtacataaattttgttttaaaaggaacGCGTCATTTGTCGATAACCttggttgtgcgagagacatattttcctGTGGCGGCACTATTTCCAAAGCTAGCAGCAAGTTATAAGGCCAAATGCAatgaggccatgtatggtgccgaaaagtattgcaagaaattaacaaggcgaaggcgtGGGCCAataccatgcacacagtgtgtcacgatcgcgaCAACCTATGTTTTatgtgacagagtttgacagatcGAACCAAGGTATTACCGATTGATAACATCGTGTATATCTGAGAAAAAAGACTTGCGACTGTGGGACATTTGACGCACTtcattatccatgcgctcatgcaaTTGCTGCTTGTCAGAATCTTTGTTTGGATCTCACGAGCTATGTtgacgaagtgtacaaaatatAATACATGTACAATGTGTAGAGACATGTATTCCCACCAGTCcgagatgaacgtaagtggccgtctTTATCGCTTGCTCTATTTAAGTTGTTATCAGATAGATAATTGAGTCACAAACTAaaaggtcgaccttgctcgagtaGAATACGTGATAATATAGATATCTAGAAAAGAACGaacaacagaagttgtgcggatggtataggaacccaggtcatacaattcgagcatgtccaaatcgaaatagttgataattgcttaaatgaaactatgttgtattatttttattgtcttattcaaaagaacttctattttattaaataggaaaaaatataaaaacaatttactattaaaatattcaaaacaatttttattttattaaatgaaacaatataaaaatagtttatacaaatatattaaaaaaatcaatatatgtGCCAATCGGAATCAGTTCCACATGGGGGTGGTCGACGGTTACGCGTTGAATTCCTTCTTGGTTCAGCTTTCGGCAGGGTTGTGGTTGCTCTGGCGGAGGTTGTGGTTGTTTtggttgtgggtgttgggaggatgacccaccttgaaAGAATAGAGAAtgcggaggtgtttgcatcacccatggCGGAGGTGTTTGAATCTCATAAGGCGATGGGGATTGAAAATGAGATGAGCTCCCCGACGGTGCCTCATGCGATCCCTCCTGCGACGATGGCCTATATATCGTCGGTTGAGTCGGAGTCATCAGGAAAGGATATGCACCCGACCATGCATTCTAATCTGGCATAGAACTGGGAAAaatgaaacatataagggttaggatacatataagggctaggatacacACCTGGCATTATCTGAATGGGCTGTGGTATGGGTGTTGTCGCTTAAGGCATTGGGCCCGGTGATTGTATGGGCACTGTTGATGGGCCCGTGCCGTCATCCATTCTCATTTGATTTAAAAGGCCCCACCGTTCCCTTTCGACACGAATTTGCTCACACATCTGCTTTTCCAAGAGTAAATATGGCTTGttatggatcctaaaccatgacatgtaATTCAGCGTACAAGCTAACTCTAGAATGATGATCAATTCACGAGTAGGTATATGATCATACCGATTTTCCCAAATGTCGATATATTCTATGAAGAATATCAGTCAATTCATATTCGATTACCGTAAGTAAATTTTGTGCTCACCATCGAGCACCTCAGGTGTCACGAGAATCGGTTGTCGGAATCTAAATTGTTGCAACACTCTATCCGTCTGGTGCATATCGACAGTAGTatagttgaccaatgggaccttaacatgccaaatatttagattttgaaagaattcatccggaattactgcccaaattatcggatcctcgtatggtgtccattgaaactatatgaatgtgataaaaatattagttatatacataatactaaatattaaatatgaaacgattatgttatgtatatatattatttaatacttacatgcgcttccgactgttggtctaatataagtcgtatatcttcaagagtaGTAGGTATTCCAGCATGACTTACCGAATGTTTCCACctagttaaataaatttttagcataaaattatattttaaatatatgtaataattgtaatatctaatataaattttacattgTTATGAGTGAGAATGTATATGGGTATTTTattcgaggacgtaaaaatggaaagttaAACCaagcccatgattgtagtagtgatagggaacctccgattttggctttatttggtggCGTCGCCCCACACATCTCCCAGTACAATGTCGCAACACGGTAGACCCTCAACTAAGTTCGTCAACTGCTCTAAAACCAACGAGTTCTAGTAGCCACctcagatgtacgaggtttcgtgataagtccagcatcagataacctctaatGATCTCAAGGatatatgcccgagcatatcgtattctttctacttcagtcGAATCATTAATCGACTCCGAGAATGTGtatcgtaaccagcccatctcaaTTCGATCTCCGTAAATATTATCTGGAATCGCACCCAAAAGATCGTAGCATatgtgtaacgacccaaaatccgtgggcacctGAAAAGTGTGTgtattatcgggcctccgtcttagtgaattgagttcgaaaataattattagaagtaattatgagtttagttgagtgattaattaggtattaattaagtgaatttagtctaattaagaatgattaggaaaaaggattaaattgcaatagaagtaaaagtttaattatagattaaaagaaagttaaaaggactaaatagacAAATATGCCAAGTCCCATAAATGAGGCGGCGTATGCATTAAATTCAAGATTTTGTTTAAGttatacataaatattatatgtatataattattataattattataattatttattcaaatggtaatttatattaattgaattattttattatggaataaattaaaattaagacaaatgtatggtgaaaAGATGGTACAAGTGTagtaatatatatacacttgtattataattattatttacttaaaatttaagtaaaagacattaattaattaaataattatataatgagATTTTTAATTGATAAACAAATTAAGTAGTGTAAGGTTATGACGTGgtacaaatgtattaattatatttgttattaaaatagatattttataaataataattaattaaacataaaaggaaataaaaacaaagcaaaagaaaagaaacataatagaaagaacaaagaaacagagaagcaaacgaaacaggggaaagaaagaagaaaaagaaagaaaaagggaaaatagggtttttaaagcttggaatttaatttggtaagtcaatcaagtccgagtcaagttaatagggataaatgaaataaatttattgataaaACTAACTTCGAATGATATAGTATTTGTGAAAAGTGGaatttgaaataaagaaataagattGATAATTAGATATACATAATTAATTGATAGTCTAAAAAGGTTGAATTGTTTACTAGTAATGATAATTGTAATAAAAAGTgtgtgtgtgatttaatgtatttaattataaattgaattatagtgataccactgagtatatgcatactcagcgtacggttgtttccgtgcgcaggttgtagaagtcaagtactgaaccagcatccaaagccagacccgacttcagcaaacttttggtgatttatattttcttttggtaatgtggcatgtacataggatgtgtataaaggttattatgttttaatataaatggctaaaaatgttagtattataagtttatgaattataatgtaagaagtttatctatttttatttaatttagtatattgttaaatttaaattgatattatgttGATTAGGTTGATTAGAagatatttgaaataaaaattgagaatgcgaaatgaattggttgaattgattgaattggttgTGATTGGAAATGATATGGTTTTTaaattgcagggggttttatgtaaaaataagcagaattgctgccgaaatttttttaaaataaaaataataattcggaGTACTCGAACGAGtttcattttactttaatttatgttttaaacaTTGAAAGTTTATTACAGAGACTTAGTTATACAATTATATTACGATTGATATTTTATTACGACTTATCCGTAAATTGtttgatatgtctggtaatgcctcgtaaccttattttggcgacggtttggggttagggggtgttacaattgttggtatcagagctaaggtttagtcgattctcggccTAAATCGAGCTTGAAGTAGAGTCTAGAAGTACATGTCACATTTAAGTCGAAACTGGGTCGGGTTTTGGAtgctaatatatttatttgattttgttttatagataaaatgtcaGATGAAAGAATGCATGATGATGAATAGGAAATGTATACTGGAAGTCAAGAATTTGAAGAAACTGAATCTGCTACACCTAGTGTGAATCCGTTAAATAATCAGCCTCCTAATATAGGAAGAGAAAGAGATGATTCACAATTGTTAAGAACTATAGCCGAAGCATTACAGCGTGTAGCGGGAACTGTACCTGCTACTACATCAGTACTTACTGTCAGACGGGCCTCGATTAAAGAGCTACGGAAATATGCTGCCACGAAGTTTTTGGGACTAAAAGGAATTGATCCGTCCGCTGCTGAAGATTGGATGCAGTTAACAAAAAGAGTTTTGCAACAATTAGACTGCACCCCCCGAGAGAGTCTGATATGTGCTGTATCACTGTTACAAGGAGAAGCATATCTCTGGTGGGAATCTGTGGTTAGGCATTTTCCAGATGATCGGGTAACCTGGGATTTGTTCCaaaaagaatttcagaagaagtatATTGGTGAGATGTATATtgaagagaaaaagcaagaattttTAGTGCTGAAACAGGGTAATATGTCAGTGTTGGACTATGAGCGGGAGTTCTCTAGACTGAGCAGGTATGCTTCAGAATATGTTCCAACCGAGGCTGATTGTTGTAAACGATTTTTACGGGGACTGCGAGAAGAAATCAAGATTCATTTGGTAAGTCTCAGAATTACTGAACTTGCTGATCTGGTCGAGCGAGCGAAAATGATAGAACAAGTATTGGGCTTGGATAAGAAGTCATAGATGGGTAAATTAGTCGGGAAACGTATGGGAACTACTAGTTCTAATCCATTACCAAAGAGATTCAGAGAATCAAGAGGTGGTTGGAGATCAAGCTTCCGGTCTGATAGGGATgacaaaaacagagaaaaataaATTACTAGCTCCACCGGTAGTGTAAAGGCTCCGCCCCGGGAAAGTGAAAATCCTAAATGTGATTATTGTGGGAAaagacattttggtgaatgctggAAGAAAATCAGAGGATGTTTCCGCTGTGGCTCTACTGAACACTTTGTTAAAGATTGTCCGAAAAATCAGAATAGTACACCTGTTACATCTCAGAGATCGATATCGACTGCTAGAGGTAGAGGAATGTTCAGAGGAGGTTCTGTTCCGAGAAGAGGAGGAGCTAGTAGAGGCAGTGATATAGCTACACAGCAATCTGAAGCCAGAGCTCCAGCTAGAGCCTACGTAGTCAGAACCCAGGAAGAAGGCAATGCTCACAATGTGGTGACAGGTATGTTTTTATTGTATTCTGAgcctatttatgctttaattgatcctggatcctCACActcttatataaattcaaaattagttgAATTGGGAAAACTTAAATCTGAGATGTCTAGAGTGTCTATAGAGGTGTCTAGTCCGTTGGGGCACACAGTGTTAGTGAATCAAGTATGTCCGAGGTGCCctttaattatacaaaataaaacttTTCCTGTTGACCTGTTTATCATGCCTTTCGGTGATTTTGATGTAATCTTGGGTATGGAATGGTTGTCTGAACATGAAGTGATTTTGGATTTCTATAAAAAGAAATTCAGTATTCAGACAGAAGGTGAAGGTCagattgaagtaaatggtatttGTACTAATGGGTCGGCACGTATTATTTCGACGATAAAGGCTAATAAATTGCTTCAGCGAGGTTGTACAGCGTATttagcatatgttattaattctgatttGGTTGGTAGTCAGTGCAGTAAGATTAGAACCGTATGTGAGTTTctagatgtatttcctgaagaactaccgggtttaccacctaacagagaggttgaatttgctatagaaGTGTATCCGGGTACAACACCAATTTCTATACCACCGTACCGAATGTCACccactgaattaaaagagttaaaggtgCAGTTACAGGACTTGCTAGATCATGGATTTATTAGGCCGAGCATTTCACCTTGGGGAGCTCCggtattgtttgttaaaaagaaagatgggtcaatgcggctatgtattgattatcgacagttgaacaaggtaacaattaaaaataaatatccattacctcggattgatgatttatttgatcagttaaaaggagtttcggtattttcaaagattgacttgagatctgggtattatcagctaaaaataaaagaaagtgatGTTCCGAAGACTGCATTTCgtactcgatatggtcattatgaatttttggtta from the Gossypium hirsutum isolate 1008001.06 chromosome D09, Gossypium_hirsutum_v2.1, whole genome shotgun sequence genome contains:
- the LOC107892557 gene encoding uncharacterized protein → MYTGSQEFEETESATPSVNPLNNQPPNIGRERDDSQLLRTIAEALQRVAGTVPATTSVLTVRRASIKELRKYAATKFLGLKGIDPSAAEDWMQLTKRVLQQLDCTPRESLICAVSLLQGEAYLWWESVVRHFPDDRVTWDLFQKEFQKKYIGEMYIEEKKQEFLVLKQGNMSVLDYEREFSRLSRYASEYVPTEADCCKRFLRGLREEIKIHLVSLRITELADLVERAKMIEQVLGLDKKS